The DNA segment CACGACTGATTGCAGGCCCCGGGCCGGGGGCGGGTTACGTGCTAGGCGGGTCCGCCCGCAGGAGCCGCACCGCGCCGGCCTCTGGCCCCGCGGTACTCCGCACGGGGCCGGCGCGCGTCCCGGCTAATGCCGGGCCAGGTCCGCGGGTGCGGAGCCCGAGGAAGAGCCGGGGAAGAAACCTCTTTGCCTTCCCAACTCCGCAGAGAGCTCTGGGCCGTTAAAAGCACCTCCACCGCAAGGCGGGACAGCCGAAGTATTCTACCCTGGGCGTAACGTGCAAACAGGCAGGACACAATGCCCCTGGTGACTACCCGGGTTGCCAAGGAGAAATCCTGTGGCTCgccttttttccctcttcttcctcttttctcagcatgacaaaatttaaaatcaaacttttatttattaaattaaaaaaaaaaaaaagactccatgaGGGCTTGATCCCTTCCCTTCCACAATATTACCCTCTCCCCAAGCTCCGGCGGCTTTAACCCTTTAACTTGGGGCCTTGAGGGagcaagaaatagaaaaggaggatCCAAAGTCACAGGAAAGGCATTCAAAGGCACGAAGCGGCTTTAAAAGTCACTGGAGGTGGAGTTGGGAGCATCGGAAGTCCCAGGTTGCCGGCCTGTGGATGCAACCCCAAGGCAGCTTGGGGACCTCTGTCCTCCTAGGTCTAtaaattcttctttctcatgactTCTGGGCACCAGCCTATCACAGTGCCTTGCacagagtaggcactcaataaatattcgaTTTTATTGATCTGATCCCAGAGGAAGCCTTCCCCGCCTTTTCTCCAGGAGAGACACCTCCAAACTAATGTCCTCCTTGGGTTAGATGGGCTTCCCCAAAGAGCATGTCTAAGATGGCAGCTGCAAGCTCTGTTAAAGGTGGCAACAAGGGATTAGCCTAATGGGGTCATGGTGTCAGGAGGGGCAGTGGAAGAACCTGCTCTGGGGTCAAGGAATCTGGAGTACATTCCAGTTCTCCCCTCCATAGGGCTTGAGTTTTCACAGCTTCTGGCTAGGGCTGGAAATATTAGGGATCCCCTAGTTGTGAGATACCCCATCAACTCATTAACAGAGATCTAGCTAATTCACTCTATTAGCAGAGATTCCGTTAAGAGAAACACCATTAACTGAGACCCTGATGATAGAAGTTCTATTAACAAGATCTCCACTATCACTTTTTCTAGACAGAGATGCATTTGGCTAAAATTTCCATAGCAGAAATggacccccttccctccccagctcACTCTACCTGACCTGTCATCATAACTTAGATaaatagaattattattattactattcatTTCTCTTGGAACATAGGGGTTAAATATACATGCCTGGGGGCAGCCTCCCTGACCCTGGGGTCACCCCATCTTTGGGATCAGATCCCCACCAGTCTGCCCCCTCTTGGCACCCTGCTCCCTGCCAGGTCACTTACCCCAATCCCCTGAACTCTGGTCCCTAATGAAGAGGCCACCAGGGGGCAATaaattatcattatcatcatcatgactgtgtttgtaaaaaaaaaaaacgctctGGAGCATAGAAGGCAGTGGACTATAAAGTTGAGAAGATTGGAGCCTGAAAGCTAAGGAATAGTGGTAAATAAGCTTGGGAGGCAGAAAAGATGCACATAAAGGAGTTGGTGAGATGGAGAAATGAAGTGTTGGGGAAGTGAGTAGGTTTGgtaaaagcagagagagaaactgagcAGTAGCGAGGAAAGAGCTTCTGAAGCCCTGAGTGCAGAGATCAGGCACCAGGTGATGGCCTGAGACGAGAGTTTGCAGACAGGTCTCATGGCAAGGGGAGGAAGTAAGCTGAGGAGGCATGCAGGGTGATACCCAGGCCCAGAATGGGTGGGAAGAGGGGAAGATGGATAGAGTTGCAAAGGGCAACATGCATGGGGCAAAGGGGGTGAGGGGCAAGCAGTGGTCCACAGAGCCAGGAGAGGCTGGAAAGGCAGACTCGGGGCCAGAGACCTCCACCCGGCTCAGATCTCCAGCAGGTTGCTCTGCTCCGGGCTGCCTTCAGGGGCTTTTTCTGGGGGTGCCGGTGAGGCGGAAGGTCTGGGCGTCTGACTGGCCTCCTCTTCGCCAGTGCTGcggccctcccccagctccttggGGCCGCTGGGTGGGGGTCCCGGACCTGGCTCGCCGTGGGTGCGTTGATGTTTGCTCAGGTGGTCGCTTCGGGTAAAGCGCTTGGAGCAGAGTAGGCAGGTGAACTTCTTCTCCCTGGTGTGAGTGCGCACGTGGCGCTCCAGCTCGTCCGAACGGGTGAACCTCTTGCCGCAGAAGAGCCAGTTGCAGACAAAAGGCCTCTCGCCCGTGTGCCAGCGCAAGTGGGCCTTCAGATGGGAGGCCTTGCCGTACACCTTGCCACAGCCCGGGATGTGGCAACTGTGGATCGGCTTCTTTCGCAGCCCGGCTGCGGCAGCACCCAGGCGCTCCAGCTCCTGGCAGTTGGGGCAGTCGCAGGAGGAGCGCCCTGCTCCACTGCTCCCATAGCCAGCACTGCCCCCTGTGCCTGCACCCCGGGGCGGTTTGGCTCCACCGCTCCCCTCCAGCTGCCCACTGTTGCCCACCGCCTTGGGTTTATAGACATCCTGGGGCAAGACATGCTGGGGCCCTGGCTGCAGGAGATGGGGAGCTGGATAGGGGGCTGGATTAAGGGGGGCAAAGTCGGACGGGTAGGTGGGCAGCTGAGGGTTCAGTGGAGGCTGAGCAGGGCCTGCAGGCAGTGTCCCTTGCAGCCCATCTCCCTGGCCCTGCCCGCCACCGAGCCAGTTGCCCCCAGGATGCATGTCCCACCAAGGGGTAGGAGCATTGCCTGGGCCCGGTGAGATGCCTGCATGGATGCCTGCCTTGTACCAGGAGCCATAGGGGTGTGCCATGTCCAGAGAGGTGTAGACGCTGGGCAGGCAGTCAGAAGAGCTGTGCCCCTTGGGCACTAGGAGCCCAGGGTCCTGGGTGCCCGTGGGCCCTGGGAACGAGTGGGAAAAGGGAGGGTAGTCATTGGCATAGCCCGAGGTGGGCGCTGGAGGGCTGCCTGGGGGGGAGAGGAGCCcattggtgctggagaagggggCTGGGTAAGCATCCCCCATGGTTTTGGAGGCCGAAAGGTCACTGGTCACAGAGTATGGCTTCTTTGTGCCTGCTTTGCCCAGTGTCGTGGAGTCCCGCAGAGGGCTGGAGCTTCCAAATTTACTGCACGCCGCTGTCAGCATGGCCAGGGGGCTGGAGCCATAGTGAGCTTCCtcctgtggggagagagaagcaTTGGTTAGGTGGAGAAAAGGAGATGTGCAGAAGGACTGCACAGCCTGGAGACCTGGAGAACAGAAGAACAAAGGTGGTGAAGAGGATGGGGATTCAGAGGTAAGGTCGGGGAGAGGGATGGGCAGTGAGGACTGGGACCCAGGGAAGAGCTCAGATAGAGTCTGGAAAAAGAGCAGAGGACCAAGACAGGGATGGTAACACCCAACCTAGCAGGCAggaagcagagctccctgtgatgCTGGGGATGTGCAAGGGCCTCCGAGGAACAGGAGATGCTTCTTAaaaagccatgagaaagaagagcCAGGGATCAAGGCAGCACCCGGATGCAGTGAGTATTAGGGATCCTGAACCCTGGAAGTGGGTTGGGAGCAGAGGCCATGGTGGGAGACTTGGAGAGGAAAGACGAGGCTGAAAGAGCAGCGTGGGGAAAAGCCAAAGTCTTAGGGGACCGTAGTTGCCCCCGTTCCAGGTTTTCCCAGCTTGACCCCTTATTCACTTCCTGTCTCTACTTCATCTCCTGACTAAGGCAGTGGCCTAGTCACCCTAAAGCAGTGTCCTCATGTCCCTGGTAAGGAATCTCTTTCTCTTGGCAGGGACCCTGGGCCAGGGAGCAAGAGGAAGCGACGGCGGAGACACTGGGACATTGAGAGGGAACAGGGTTGCCGCCAAGCCAGGGCTGTGGCTGAGGCAAGAATGTCTTTCAAGCAGGCATTAGGCACCTCCTGCTTTGTGGAGCCAGCTGGTACCCCTTTGGGAGGGCTTGGAGAGCTGAAATCCTCACACCCCTCCAGGGCAGGGAATTGGATTGGCTATGATAGTGGCTCACAGCCACACCCCTCCCTCCATGCCTCAGTGTCCCCTAACACATAGAGACCCCTCCAGCACAGTGAATGAGGGAAATGTGTGTAGATGCAAGGCACAGGGATCTTTTAGGAATACCAAATGCCCATTGTGCTGTTGCTACCAGGCCAAGGCCCCCTGAGATCACCATCCCTCAGGAGCTCACGGTACCCCTCCCTGAGTCAGCTCTGGGACATCCCAGAAGGAAATGGTGCCCTCCTGGATCTCTGGCTGGCATGCATAGGCATCCATTACTGAGAATCCCACCAAAAACAAGTCAGAAGCTGACCCTGTATAGTCCCTTGACAGGGGCCCTCAACGACAACAGCAAAAATGTACCTGGTACCTTCCcagtaaaactgaaaaagaacCCAAAATCCAGGGTTCCCAGGCCAGCCTGCTAGCTCCGAGCACATAGTCTGTGCCTGTGACACCAATCCTAGGAGTAAATCTGAGGTTTAAAGGCTTGCAGTGAGGGCTGTGTGTGCAATCGCCTGCCTTGCCCTGCTCCCAAAGGGAAACCTGCTGTTCCCCCTGCCCAGTGACCTCTTTCTGAGGTCCTGATGACACCATGGACTCCCAAATTTGAACCATCAAAAGCATCCTCAAATCTGGCCATGGCAGAAGCCCTGCATCCTTCCCAGCCAGGGTGTCCCTGGAGCCTCTCACCTCCCAAGCGGAGGTGCGTAAGGCAGGGCAGCTGCTGGGGCAGGAGGCAAATCCTAGTAGAAAGGAAAGGTCGAAATATATTGTGCAAAGGAGAGGGGCAGAGACCCATAGAACCATAGAGCAGAACCCACAGACCCACagagcagaggagcctgcagggtgAGAACCTGACCTTAAAGCccctggtggtggggggtgggggggggagtgaaAACAGTGGGAGCTGGCCCACAGGGGCAGAAATGGGCAGGGAcgcaaaagagaagagaaggaaaaagcgacaaaaggagggagagagaggaacgCAGAATAAACAAAGAGAGGTGATGGAAAGAGACTGGGCAAGGAAGGCTCAGGAAAGCAGAGCAAAGAAAGGAGGGGGAAGGAAGAaagcggggaggtggggggcagatTTCCTACCTAAGAGAAAATCCCCCTGGTGCTGGGCTCCAGAAAACCCCCAGACCAGGccactcctccctccctctccccctgaccaccccctccccctctgcCTGCCTGGCCCGGCTCCGTTGGTTTCCCTGCGGtcggtttatttttaaaaacgcCGACGCCGTCCCCCCCGCCCGGCCCTCACACTGTGGCCACAGGGGCCTCAGCCAAGCCCAAGGACCCCACCCAGCCATGGGGCGGGAAGGAGGGGTGAAAGAAGACAAGCAGCCCCAGGCCAACAGAAGACCCCCGCCCTGGGGAACAGAGGGCCCCAGGGTCCGGGGGACAGAGAAGGGGGAGCCGGGCACCGGACAGCTCAGAAGGTTCTGGAGGCCAAGAGCTGGGTACTTGGCTAAGGTtcatctcagcctcagtttccttgtcctGCTGCTTGGGCTCTCCTGAGAACTAGAGAGAGGGTCCTGGTTAAGGATTCtaaatatgtgtgtctgtgtccccaTATGGGGGACCCGGGGGCTGGAGCCCACCTTCGAGTTGTTTTTCCTCCTGCTTCCACCCACATCCATTGAAAACAATGCCAACCACACCAAAACAGGCTTTTAAGTACTGAAGGGggaatctctggagaaggaacaagataaggagCTGTCCCGCCCTCTTTCCCCTGACCTCTCACTGGAAGGCTCACTTGGACATCTGAGTGCTGACTGGCCACCTGAGGTCCCAGTTTCCAGTTCTCCACTTTCACCCTCCTCCCAAATTGTTTAGTTCTTCCAGCTCCCAAGTCTCCATCCCCATTAGCCCCCATCcccatttctccctcctccctgatCCTCTGCATCTCACTCAGCCCAGGTGAGCCTCCTGTCAAGCTTCCCTCTCTGAACCCCCAAGTTCTTCCCACTGTTCAAGAGGACTTCCTGATGGGGGTATAAGAAGAAGCTTGAGGGCCCAGGTGCCCCTCAAAATAGATGAAAGAGACAGAGGCTGGAAGCCTTGGTATTAGGGGCATCTCCAGCTTACAGGGAATGAGGGATAAGAAAGTCCAGTTTCCAGGACACGCTCCTCTTGCCAAATGCTACCCCAATCCCATGTCTTTCCAGCAGACCTCTGGCCCAGCCACTCCCGCCAGCACCAGTGCCACGCTGGCAACTCTGGCATGAAGCCCACGCCCATTGACACGGCCCCTGCCTTGGGTGGACCCAGGATTTCCATGCACCTTAGTCCTCCAGCTTCCTCAAGACCAAGCACAGCATTTCAATGATGGCTCAATCAAGAGTCTCTTGGGGAGATGGTGGGGTGAGCAATCTGCCTCCTTGCAGCAAAGGGTAGACAAAGCCCCTGAGGACCCCCAACTAGGTCATGGTGTCCACCCCACTGCCTCACATGCCATTCCCTCAAACTCAGTCACAGGTTCCCTATCCACCAGCCTTACACACACCATTCCCCACTTGGACTAACAGATACTTGGGTGACCCAGCCTGCACACACATCTGTGCTCCCACAAAGCCAGCCACACGTGCAGGTGTGCTGCTCTACATTCTGACACTCACATGCAGGCCAGTGAACACAGGTGTTAAGAGACACCTGGTCCATCTCACACACACCTCTCCTGTAGGGCTGAATGAGTCAGCCTGGACATGAGCTAGTGTACTGGGAGCAGACATGGGGACTTCAGAGGGGCCCAAGAATACAGAAGGTCAAGGCCACTGATGGGAGTTGATCTTTGGGAAGGGCTCTCTGGTCCCAAATTCCTATGGAGGGAGCCAGAAAGCAGAAGTGGTAACAGAGACACAGAGTCAGAGATCCAGAAGCAAGGAGAACTCGGGACATTCAGACAGCCTCTGAGTGACTGTGAGTCCGCCTTTCCAACTGTGATGTGCCATGAGTCCCTCAGAAGCCCTGGCAGAGTCAGCAGTTTCTCAAGCCCCCAAGCCCTGACCCCCGTGGTACCCTGGTTCCCTCCATTCTCAGTGCCAGAGGCAAGGGATGCTGGGGTCCCAGCCTGGAGGGGAAGTggcccggtccgccctggagccTCCCACTCCCAAAATAGAGCTGAGTTTGTCTTTGGCTGAAAGCTAAATATTTGTGAGCCGGGCAGGCGGCCTCAGACCCTGGCCCTCCTCCTTGGTTGCCTCTCAGACCTGGGCCCAGTTCCTCTGGTCAGCCCCCCCACATACATGGActgccctctcccttctctcattgCCCACCTCCTCTGCTACCAGCCCAGaagcccagccccctccccacctacAAACCAGACAAGACACTGCTTAGGGTGAGTCCGGAGAGCCAGGACCCCCAAAGAACCATGTACTCACTGTTgcccagtgcccactcagccagCCCTCTGGCCTATTTCTCTCCCCCTGTCCCCTACCAGTTTATCTGTCTCCCACTCCTCTCTCTtcactcccctccccttcctttctcGATCCCTCAATCCCTCTTCCACTGCTCAGAGTTGGTGTGCTTGGCAGACCTCAGGGGTCCATGCCTTCTTCTAACCTAATCCCCTCAGTCCTGATCTGACTGCTCTGTGACCCCTTGCCctgctctctctcctcccctttctcctgccccccacccctcctctgaCCCCTGGAAGTGACAAGCACCAGAGTAACTGTCTGTGTGAGTTAGAAGGTGGGAGTGGACAGGGATTAGGACCATTAAGATCGAGGCTGGTGtcctgggggaaggagggggcagTTACCTCAAGCAGGGAGGACGCCATCCTGAGGCTGGGGAACGGGTCCCAGGGAGCCAGGCAGATGGAGAGAGCTGAGccggagagagggagagggagagggagggagaatggGAGAATGGGAGAGAAGAGATCTAAAGTTAGAAGGgactagggggtgggggtggggggggctgcTCTCTGTCTGTAGGGATCCACCCTCTAATTACAGCTTTCCCAGCGGAGAAGGCTCCGGATCCAATGAGCAGGgcgagagagggagg comes from the Bubalus kerabau isolate K-KA32 ecotype Philippines breed swamp buffalo chromosome 1, PCC_UOA_SB_1v2, whole genome shotgun sequence genome and includes:
- the SP7 gene encoding transcription factor Sp7, with translation MASSLLEEEAHYGSSPLAMLTAACSKFGSSSPLRDSTTLGKAGTKKPYSVTSDLSASKTMGDAYPAPFSSTNGLLSPPGSPPAPTSGYANDYPPFSHSFPGPTGTQDPGLLVPKGHSSSDCLPSVYTSLDMAHPYGSWYKAGIHAGISPGPGNAPTPWWDMHPGGNWLGGGQGQGDGLQGTLPAGPAQPPLNPQLPTYPSDFAPLNPAPYPAPHLLQPGPQHVLPQDVYKPKAVGNSGQLEGSGGAKPPRGAGTGGSAGYGSSGAGRSSCDCPNCQELERLGAAAAGLRKKPIHSCHIPGCGKVYGKASHLKAHLRWHTGERPFVCNWLFCGKRFTRSDELERHVRTHTREKKFTCLLCSKRFTRSDHLSKHQRTHGEPGPGPPPSGPKELGEGRSTGEEEASQTPRPSASPAPPEKAPEGSPEQSNLLEI